From a region of the Mercurialis annua linkage group LG1-X, ddMerAnnu1.2, whole genome shotgun sequence genome:
- the LOC126664270 gene encoding fatty acyl-CoA reductase 3-like codes for MKINQKNTKLHLSLSISISATFILFAKMEFGSILQFIENKNILVIGATGFLAKIFIEKILRVQPNVNKLYLLLRAADAKSASQRLQNELLGKDLFRVVREKWGSNLNSFIAEKIVLVPGDIACDVGLGVKDPDLRDDMCRDLDVIVNLAATTNFDERYDVALGLNTMGAKNVLCFAKKCVKLKVLVHVSTAYVCGEKAGLILESPCKIGETLNGISGLDIDEEKKLVDDKLNQLQAEGASDREIKDAMQQMGNQRANMYGWPNTYVFTKAMGEMIVGHLKDNLSVVILRPTIVTTTYKEPFPGWVEGVRTIDSLAVGYAKGRLTCFLGDINGIVDVIPADMVVNAIIVAMAAHANGASENAIYQVGSSVKNSVRYSNLQDYAFYYFTNKPWIGKNGKPVKVGKVKVLNSMASFHRYMALRYLLLLKGLEVVNTAFCHYFEGLYSDLNRKIKFVMRLVELYRPYLFFCGVFDDMNTERLRMAAKENGTETDLFYFDPKSINWDDYFTNIHIPGIVKYVFK; via the exons AtgaaaattaaccaaaaaaacacaaaacttcatctctctctctctatctcAATTTCTGCAACTTTcatattatttgcaaaaatgGAGTTTGGAAGTATTCTCCAGTTTATTGAAAACAAGAACATTTTGGTCATTGGTGCAACTGGGTTTTTAGCAAAGA TTTTTATAGAGAAAATATTGAGAGTGCAACCAAATGTGAACAAACTGTATCTTCTTTTAAGAGCTGCAGATGCTAAGTCTGCTTCTCAACGCTTGCaaaatgag CTGTTGGGGAAGGACTTATTTAGAGTTGTGAGAGAAAAATGGGGATCAAATCTGAACTCTTTCATTGCTGAAAAAATAGTTCTTGTGCCTGGTGACATAGCTTGTGATGTGGGCTTGGGAGTGAAGGATCCCGATTTGAGGGATGACATGTGCAGAGATTTAGATGTTATTGTTAATTTAGCTGCAACAACAAACTTTGATGAGag ATATGATGTGGCACTTGGTCTCAACACTATGGGTGCTAAGAATGTCTTATGCTTTGCCAAGAAATGTGTTAAACTCAAAGTTCTTGTTCATGTTTCCACTG CATATGTTTGTGGAGAAAAGGCAGGACTGATTTTGGAGAGCCCGTGTAAAATTGGAGAGACACTGAATGGTATTTCAGGGCTAGACATTGATGAAGAGAAAAAGTTGGTTgatgataaattaaatcaacTCCAAGCTGAAGGAGCTTCTGATCGTGAAATCAAAGATGCCATGCAACAAATGGGCAATCAAAG GGCAAATATGTATGGATGGCCAAACACATATGTATTTACAAAGGCAATGGGAGAGATGATTGTAGGACATCTTAAAGACAATCTGTCTGTAGTAATCTTACGTCCCACAATTGTAACCACTACTTACAAAGAACCCTTCCCTGGTTGGGTCGAAGGGGTCAG GACTATTGACAGTTTGGCAGTTGGTTATGCCAAAGGAAGATTGACATGCTTTCTTGGTGATATTAATGGAATAGTTGATGTG ATACCCGCGGACATGGTGGTGAATGCAATAATAGTGGCGATGGCAGCTCATGCAAATGGAGCATCAGAGAATGCAATTTATCAAGTAGGTTCGTCAGTAAAAAATAGTGTAAGATATAGTAATCTTCAAGATTATGCATTTTACTACTTCACAAACAAACCATGGATCGGTAAAAATGGCAAGCCCGTGAAGGTCGGCAAGGTTAAAGTCTTGAACAGTATGGCTAGCTTCCATAGATACATGGCTCTCCGTTACTTGCTTCTGCTCAAG GGACTAGAAGTGGTAAACACAGCATTTTGCCATTATTTTGAGGGGCTGTACAGTGATCTTAATAGAAAGATCAAGTTTGTGATGAGATTAGTGGAGCTTTACAGGCCCTACTTGTTCTTTTGTGGAGT ATTTGATGACATGAACACGGAAAGATTGCGAATGGCAGCTAAAGAGAATGGTACGGAGACTGATTTGTTCTATTTCGATCCAAAATCCATTAATTGGGATGATTACTTCACAAATATTCATATTCCTGGTATtgtaaaatatgtttttaaatga